A window of the Tiliqua scincoides isolate rTilSci1 chromosome 5, rTilSci1.hap2, whole genome shotgun sequence genome harbors these coding sequences:
- the LOC136650906 gene encoding histone H1.01-like, which yields MSETAPEAPAAPAKVPAKKPRRPAGAPKPRRAAGPSVTELLTKAVAASRERSGVSLAALKKALAAAGYDVERNNGRIKLGLRSLVSRGTLLQTRGTGASGSFRLNRKQEGGERTASRAAPRASRPTKAPARKPRTPAKKSPKKAPRKPAKKSPKKPAKSPRKAQPKAKAKKAARTPKAVKPKAKPRTPKAKAAKPRKTAPKKK from the coding sequence ATGTCCGAGACGGCCCCCGAAGCACCCGCCGCCCCCGCCAAGGTGCCGGCCAAGAAGCCCCGCAGGCCGGCGGGCGCGCCCAAGCCGCGCAGGGCGGCGGGCCCCAGCGTGACGGAGCTGCTGACCAAGGCGGTGGCCGCGTCCCGGGAGCGCAGCGGGGTGTCCCTGGCCGCGCTCAAGAAGGCGCTGGCGGCCGCGGGCTACGACGTGGAGAGGAACAACGGACGCATCAAGCTGGGGCTGCGCAGCCTCGTCAGCCGCGGCACCCTGCTGCAGACGCGCGGCACCGGCGCCTCCGGCTCCTTCCGGCTCAACCGCAAGCAGGAGGGCGGCGAGCGGACGGCCAGCAGGGCCGCCCCCAGGGCCAGCCGGCCCACCAAGGCGCCCGCCAGGAAGCCCCGCACGCCCGCCAAGAAGAGCCCCAAGAAGGCGCCCAGGAAGCCCGCCAAGAAGAGCCCCAAAAAGCCGGCCAAGAGCCCCCGCAAGGCCCAGCCCAAAGCCAAGGCCAAGAAGGCGGCCAGGACCCCCAAGGCCGTCAAGCCCAAAGCCAAGCCCAGGACCCCCAAGGCCAAGGCGGCCAAGCCCAGGAAGACC